Within bacterium, the genomic segment GTTGGCAAAAAAGTTGAAAGATTTTGGTCCCCGTGTTCAAAAATCGGTTTTTGAAGCGGATGTTCATAAACAAGAATTGGACAAGCTCTTCGCCGTCTTGAGCAAGGTTGAGCTTGATCCAGATGACAGCATCAGACTGTACAGAATTTGCAGTCAATGTGCAGGCGTAATAAAAATATGGGGATATGGTGAAGTAACCAAAGATGCGGACTATTACATTGCTTAAAAAATTGCAAAACTTGTGCCATAATTATATCATTATTTTTTAGATCTGGTAACACCAAACAATTTAACCACATTAATAATAAACATTAAGAGGATTTCTTACCCTTGAATTTCGTCCACAAACATCCTACCGATTTCCCACAAAAGGGATCTAACACCTTCCGCACGAGCAACACCTTGTTTCTATTATGTCTGCAAGTGAAAGAGTACCAATCGACCTGATCACCACGGAGGGATTGAGACTTGCCGAAGAGTGAGGACATCCACTCGGCGATGATCCGCGCGAGTACCAATCGACCTGATCACCACGGAGG encodes:
- the cas2 gene encoding CRISPR-associated endonuclease Cas2, with translation MLLIISYDITDNKKRTRLAKKLKDFGPRVQKSVFEADVHKQELDKLFAVLSKVELDPDDSIRLYRICSQCAGVIKIWGYGEVTKDADYYIA